A portion of the Francisella uliginis genome contains these proteins:
- the thrS gene encoding threonine--tRNA ligase, whose protein sequence is MINITFPDGSIKEFEKGVNSLQIAKSISPGLAKATVGVYINGQLRDAKDIIESDCELKLITTKDSEGLEILRHSCAHLLAHAVKELYPATEVTIGPVVDNGFYYDFSFKENIGESDLPKIEKKMKELAKKGAPVSYRVVSKDEAIEFFKAQGENYKVDIIDSIPADQQIKIYTQGEFSDLCRGPHIPSTSVIKAFKLTKLAGAYWRGDSSNEMLTRIYGTCWATKEDLEQYLHMLEEAEKRDHRKIGKALDLFHFQEDSPGIPFWHDNGVRIWRQVEDYMRASNNKYGCSEIRTPLIADFSLWEKSGHASKYAENMFATKSENRDFAIRPMNCPTCVQVYNTKLHSYRDLPVRMAEFGIVHRNEPSGSLHGLLRVRSFTQDDGHAFCTPEQVEEEVILMVKQCFEVYKDFGFNDFDVKIALRPENRIGDDETWDKSEQMLKNALEANDVSYELLPGEGAFYGPKIEFHLKDAIGRSWQCGTIQLDFSMPQRLGATYIDKNGDKQVPVMLHRAIVGSLERFIGMLIEHYAGNLPLWLTPTQAVVTGISNYQDEYCREVFETLEKNGIRTKIDLRNEKIGFKIREHTLLRVPYLVILGKNEQEQKVVNIRKHNGEALGQITVEEFCVFLKEQIEAKK, encoded by the coding sequence ATGATAAATATTACATTTCCAGATGGTTCTATAAAAGAGTTTGAAAAGGGTGTTAACTCATTACAAATTGCAAAGTCTATATCTCCTGGTTTAGCTAAAGCGACCGTGGGAGTGTATATAAATGGTCAGTTAAGAGATGCTAAAGATATAATAGAGAGTGATTGTGAGCTAAAACTTATTACGACAAAAGACTCTGAGGGGTTAGAGATCTTACGTCATTCATGTGCTCATCTTTTAGCTCATGCTGTTAAAGAACTGTATCCTGCGACAGAAGTTACTATAGGACCTGTTGTTGATAATGGTTTTTACTATGATTTTTCTTTTAAAGAGAATATTGGTGAGTCAGATCTTCCAAAGATAGAGAAGAAGATGAAAGAGCTTGCTAAAAAGGGTGCTCCCGTTAGCTATAGAGTCGTTTCTAAAGATGAAGCAATAGAGTTTTTTAAAGCTCAAGGTGAAAACTATAAAGTTGATATTATCGATAGTATTCCAGCAGATCAGCAGATTAAAATCTATACGCAAGGTGAGTTTAGTGACTTATGTCGTGGTCCTCATATCCCAAGTACATCAGTTATAAAAGCATTTAAATTGACTAAACTAGCTGGAGCATATTGGCGAGGTGATTCTAGTAATGAAATGTTAACTAGAATTTATGGTACTTGCTGGGCTACAAAAGAAGATTTAGAACAATATTTACATATGCTAGAAGAAGCTGAAAAGCGTGATCATAGAAAAATTGGTAAAGCTTTAGATCTATTTCACTTTCAAGAAGACTCTCCAGGAATACCATTTTGGCATGATAATGGTGTGAGAATTTGGCGTCAAGTGGAAGACTATATGCGCGCTTCTAATAATAAATATGGTTGTAGTGAAATTAGAACTCCTTTGATTGCAGATTTTAGTCTATGGGAAAAGTCTGGTCATGCATCAAAGTATGCTGAAAACATGTTTGCTACTAAATCTGAGAATAGAGATTTTGCAATTAGACCAATGAACTGTCCTACTTGTGTACAGGTATACAATACAAAACTTCATAGCTATAGAGATTTGCCTGTTAGAATGGCAGAATTTGGAATAGTGCATAGAAATGAGCCATCAGGTTCTTTACATGGATTGTTAAGAGTAAGAAGCTTTACTCAAGATGATGGTCATGCTTTTTGTACGCCTGAGCAAGTTGAAGAAGAAGTTATCCTAATGGTTAAGCAATGTTTTGAAGTTTACAAAGATTTTGGCTTTAATGATTTTGATGTCAAAATTGCTCTAAGACCAGAAAATAGAATTGGTGATGACGAGACTTGGGATAAGTCTGAGCAAATGCTTAAGAATGCTTTAGAAGCTAATGATGTTAGCTATGAATTGTTACCAGGTGAAGGAGCTTTTTATGGACCTAAGATAGAGTTTCATTTAAAAGATGCCATTGGCAGAAGCTGGCAATGCGGAACAATACAGTTAGACTTCTCTATGCCTCAAAGACTTGGTGCTACTTATATTGATAAAAATGGCGATAAGCAAGTTCCTGTAATGTTACATAGAGCTATAGTTGGTTCTTTAGAGAGATTTATTGGTATGCTTATAGAGCACTATGCTGGTAATTTACCATTATGGCTAACTCCTACTCAAGCTGTTGTAACTGGAATTAGTAATTATCAAGATGAATATTGTAGAGAAGTCTTTGAAACTCTAGAAAAAAATGGTATTCGTACTAAAATAGACTTGAGAAATGAGAAAATAGGGTTTAAAATACGTGAGCATACTCTTTTGCGTGTTCCTTACCTTGTTATCCTTGGTAAAAATGAACAAGAGCAAAAGGTTGTAAACATAAGAAAACATAATGGTGAGGCTCTAGGACAAATAACTGTGGAAGAGTTTTGTGTTTTTTTAAAAGAACAAATTGAAGCTAAAAAATAA
- a CDS encoding lytic polysaccharide monooxygenase, translated as MKLKKISLLTSLALLASSQAYSHGYVESPSSRSYLCDKHQNTNCSDVVGDAQSLEAADGLFDNGGLDNKMGSVGHGWAESLDEQNESRWAKTAVSPGQTLTFKWHFTAAHRGKHFKFYITKPDWNPNELLTRDSFEDQPLNCYNPQPFWQAPDVVPDDLTFTCTMPERTGYQVIMAEWDVYDTGASFYNLIDLDFTNEHTAGTLILPEGGTGEAGISAYDPNKEYPGSGIQVVYDGKIYENQWWVNPGEAPPGENSAWIYVGDYEEDTPVNPNDRYPIEATRFSLNPSKVREGDIISLELSKASDTTIEKIKLLDVPANMSSETLLTTLAEKINEISSQQLNEALIAGEKNAEGAVVPSTSALYVYQTADKLYNHVGFIQDIADHNLVNELHLMDFNEVYTLDSSGNLNINAKIMSHSSEEVNVTVTLLDKDGNQVYRKDDIKIAPMNTYDLDMQVENLAAGDYDLVIYSQLTGTDAWQKDLNITVNEYTGATDEDLAKYPEYKEGTKYQNGDIVRNENKLYQCTEAGWCSGVAWAYAPGTGSDWTKAWEEYTPESEKPADEPEEEISEEVAQYPEYSETTTYSQGDIVREGNQLYVCDVQGWCNQDPSVYAPGTGRAWDDAWNVYGPEAQNLLMILKRK; from the coding sequence ATGAAACTAAAAAAGATCTCATTATTAACTAGCTTAGCATTATTAGCTAGTTCACAAGCATATTCTCACGGCTATGTTGAAAGTCCTAGTTCTCGTTCATACTTATGTGACAAACACCAAAATACTAATTGTTCAGATGTAGTAGGTGATGCTCAGTCCCTTGAAGCAGCCGATGGTTTATTTGATAATGGTGGACTAGATAATAAAATGGGTTCTGTTGGACATGGTTGGGCTGAAAGTTTAGATGAACAAAATGAAAGTAGATGGGCTAAGACTGCTGTATCTCCAGGTCAAACATTAACTTTCAAATGGCACTTCACAGCAGCACACAGAGGAAAACATTTTAAATTCTATATAACTAAACCAGATTGGAATCCAAATGAGCTACTAACTAGAGATAGTTTTGAAGATCAACCATTAAACTGCTATAATCCTCAGCCTTTCTGGCAAGCCCCTGATGTTGTTCCTGATGATTTAACATTTACTTGTACAATGCCTGAAAGAACTGGCTATCAAGTAATTATGGCTGAGTGGGATGTTTATGATACTGGTGCAAGCTTTTATAACCTTATAGATCTAGATTTTACAAATGAGCATACCGCAGGCACTCTTATCCTTCCAGAGGGAGGAACAGGTGAAGCTGGCATATCTGCATATGATCCAAATAAGGAGTATCCAGGTAGTGGTATACAAGTAGTATATGATGGTAAAATCTATGAAAATCAATGGTGGGTAAACCCAGGCGAAGCTCCTCCAGGTGAAAATAGTGCTTGGATATATGTTGGTGATTATGAAGAAGATACTCCTGTTAATCCTAATGATAGGTACCCTATTGAAGCAACTAGATTTAGTCTAAACCCATCTAAGGTTAGAGAAGGCGATATAATAAGCTTAGAGCTATCAAAAGCATCTGATACTACTATAGAAAAAATAAAACTTCTAGATGTACCTGCAAACATGTCTTCAGAGACTCTTCTAACTACATTAGCTGAGAAAATCAATGAAATAAGTTCACAACAGTTAAATGAAGCTCTTATCGCTGGAGAGAAAAATGCTGAAGGAGCTGTTGTTCCTAGCACAAGTGCTTTATATGTTTACCAAACAGCAGATAAACTTTATAATCATGTTGGCTTCATTCAAGATATTGCTGATCATAATTTAGTAAATGAACTACACTTAATGGACTTTAATGAAGTATATACTTTAGACTCCTCTGGAAACTTAAATATTAATGCAAAAATAATGTCTCATAGTTCTGAAGAAGTAAATGTTACTGTTACATTACTAGATAAAGATGGCAATCAAGTATATAGAAAAGATGATATTAAAATTGCTCCTATGAATACCTATGATCTAGATATGCAAGTTGAGAACTTAGCTGCGGGAGATTATGACCTTGTCATATATAGTCAGCTTACAGGAACTGACGCTTGGCAAAAAGATTTAAATATCACAGTTAATGAATATACAGGTGCTACAGATGAAGATCTTGCTAAATACCCTGAGTATAAAGAAGGTACTAAATATCAAAATGGTGATATCGTAAGAAATGAAAACAAGCTTTATCAGTGTACAGAGGCAGGATGGTGTTCTGGAGTAGCTTGGGCATATGCTCCTGGTACTGGTAGTGATTGGACAAAAGCATGGGAAGAATATACTCCAGAATCTGAAAAGCCTGCTGATGAACCTGAAGAAGAAATAAGCGAAGAAGTAGCTCAATATCCTGAGTATTCTGAAACAACTACATATAGCCAAGGTGATATAGTTAGAGAAGGTAATCAACTTTATGTATGTGATGTACAAGGATGGTGTAATCAAGATCCTTCAGTATATGCGCCTGGTACTGGTAGAGCTTGGGATGATGCTTGGAATGTTTATGGCCCAGAAGCTCAAAACCTGCTGATGATCCTGAAGAGGAAATAA
- a CDS encoding IS110 family transposase yields MTDKTIKYLGIDISKKWIDVCYGDKGKVKRIAMKKSSINSFIKKHFEENEAVLAVLESTGGYEVLPAKCLESFGIKVHIAHPNKVVSFAKAMGCLAKTDAIDAKVLKAYGAFIKDDDIRGLPSDQDLELNALSSRLGQLKETHHQEACRLGLVKDKILKSSSERMLKYLKKEIEKIEQHMMAIINEDKVLANKFDILTSMPGIGANTACCIVCDLPEIGRINNKEIAALVGVAPITNQSGMKSGYSAIKYGRSKVRKTLYMAALVATRFNSRMKDFYNRLLENGKIKKVAIVAVMRKMLVTLNAMVKQNMQFSA; encoded by the coding sequence ATGACAGATAAAACAATAAAGTATTTAGGAATAGATATATCAAAAAAGTGGATAGATGTTTGCTATGGCGATAAAGGCAAAGTTAAGCGTATAGCCATGAAAAAGAGTAGCATCAACTCTTTCATAAAAAAGCATTTTGAAGAAAACGAAGCTGTTTTAGCAGTATTAGAAAGTACTGGAGGTTATGAAGTTCTGCCAGCAAAATGTTTAGAAAGCTTTGGCATAAAAGTCCACATAGCTCACCCTAACAAGGTGGTTTCATTTGCTAAAGCCATGGGATGTTTAGCAAAAACTGATGCTATAGATGCAAAAGTACTAAAGGCTTATGGTGCGTTTATTAAAGACGATGATATACGAGGCTTACCTAGCGATCAAGATCTAGAGTTGAATGCACTAAGCTCTCGCCTAGGTCAGCTTAAAGAGACTCATCATCAAGAGGCTTGTCGTTTAGGTTTGGTTAAAGATAAAATCTTGAAATCATCGAGTGAAAGAATGCTTAAATACCTGAAGAAAGAGATAGAGAAAATAGAGCAACACATGATGGCAATCATAAATGAAGATAAAGTACTAGCTAACAAGTTTGACATATTAACATCGATGCCTGGTATTGGTGCAAATACTGCCTGCTGTATTGTATGTGATTTACCTGAAATTGGCAGAATTAACAATAAAGAAATAGCTGCTTTAGTTGGTGTAGCACCTATTACAAATCAGAGTGGTATGAAAAGCGGCTATTCTGCAATTAAGTATGGTCGCTCTAAAGTACGCAAAACATTGTATATGGCTGCATTAGTAGCTACTAGGTTTAACTCTAGGATGAAGGATTTTTATAATCGTTTATTAGAAAATGGTAAAATCAAAAAGGTTGCTATAGTTGCTGTTATGAGAAAAATGCTTGTAACTCTCAATGCTATGGTTAAGCAAAATATGCAATTTAGTGCTTGA
- the gcvH gene encoding glycine cleavage system protein GcvH yields MSEINQSYLYTESNEWVEVKDNIARVGIDDYSQNEFGEIVYVDLPKVGQEYSKDDEVCVIESVKTASDIYSPLSGKIVKVNEELVNNPKLINESCYSDGWIFEIQIDNNEELSNLLNPEDYKNHVE; encoded by the coding sequence ATGTCAGAAATTAATCAAAGTTATTTATATACTGAATCTAATGAGTGGGTTGAGGTTAAAGATAATATTGCAAGAGTTGGTATAGATGATTATTCTCAAAATGAGTTTGGTGAGATTGTTTATGTTGATTTACCAAAAGTTGGTCAAGAATATTCTAAAGATGATGAGGTTTGTGTTATAGAATCTGTCAAAACAGCATCAGATATTTATTCGCCATTATCAGGGAAGATTGTTAAAGTTAATGAAGAGTTAGTAAATAATCCTAAGCTTATTAATGAGTCTTGTTACAGCGATGGTTGGATATTTGAGATACAAATTGATAATAATGAAGAATTGAGTAATCTTTTGAACCCAGAAGATTATAAGAATCATGTTGAGTAA
- the murG gene encoding undecaprenyldiphospho-muramoylpentapeptide beta-N-acetylglucosaminyltransferase yields the protein MNLENKNIIITAGGTGGHIYPALAVAELLKENKANVIWVGTPNSMEANIVPDYFNIQFIKSSGVRRKGIIKKITFPIKLIISTLKARSILKKFKTDLVIGFGGYVSGPICLAAVQKKIPIIIHEQNAKIGLTNRILAKLASKICLAFDIDNIENYFSKKQLARTKVVGNPVRKDIVALNDKVKDFSNHQLKLLILGGSQGAKAINEIIPTLITKAVEQNIDIKVWHQTGKLTLEQTKDNYKNIPAKNIKDISAFIFDMAEAYEWADLIICRAGALTVSECAVAGLPTIFIPLPSAVDDHQFFNAQNIVKNNAGFCLRQQEMTLENLIDIIKPLAQNKAKLEKISEIAKKTLIKDSSEQILSCVKEILNKNK from the coding sequence ATGAATCTTGAAAACAAAAATATCATTATAACTGCAGGTGGAACAGGTGGACATATATATCCAGCTTTAGCTGTAGCAGAGTTATTAAAAGAAAATAAAGCTAATGTAATTTGGGTAGGTACTCCTAATAGTATGGAAGCAAATATTGTTCCTGATTACTTTAATATCCAATTTATAAAATCATCTGGAGTTAGAAGAAAAGGAATAATAAAGAAAATCACATTCCCTATAAAGTTAATAATTAGTACTCTTAAGGCACGATCAATATTAAAAAAATTCAAAACAGATCTTGTTATTGGTTTTGGAGGATATGTTTCTGGGCCAATATGTCTTGCAGCTGTCCAAAAAAAGATCCCTATCATAATCCATGAACAAAATGCAAAAATTGGTCTAACTAACAGGATCTTAGCTAAATTAGCTAGTAAAATATGCTTAGCTTTTGATATTGATAATATCGAAAACTATTTTTCTAAAAAACAACTTGCGAGAACAAAGGTTGTTGGTAATCCTGTAAGAAAAGATATTGTCGCTTTAAACGATAAAGTAAAAGATTTTTCTAATCATCAACTAAAACTCTTAATTCTTGGAGGTAGTCAAGGAGCAAAAGCGATAAATGAAATTATCCCAACCTTAATCACAAAAGCTGTTGAGCAAAATATAGATATCAAAGTTTGGCACCAAACAGGTAAGCTAACACTTGAGCAAACTAAAGATAACTATAAAAATATTCCTGCAAAAAATATCAAGGATATTTCAGCGTTTATCTTTGATATGGCAGAGGCTTATGAATGGGCAGATTTAATAATTTGTAGAGCTGGTGCACTAACAGTCTCAGAATGTGCTGTTGCGGGCTTACCTACAATATTTATACCTTTGCCATCAGCTGTAGACGATCATCAGTTTTTCAATGCTCAAAATATCGTTAAAAATAATGCCGGCTTTTGCTTAAGACAACAAGAGATGACTTTAGAAAATTTAATCGATATAATAAAACCTCTAGCACAAAACAAAGCCAAACTTGAAAAAATATCAGAAATTGCAAAAAAAACATTGATAAAAGACTCAAGTGAACAAATATTAAGTTGTGTAAAAGAAATTTTAAATAAGAATAAATAA
- a CDS encoding YbaB/EbfC family nucleoid-associated protein: MNFDMSKLMQQAQKMQEQMKKAQEERDNMEVNGESGAGLVKVTMTGKYDVKSVNIDDSLMKEDKEMLEDLIAAAVNSAVKKIEENSSSSDLQQMAKDAGIDIPGGMNFPK; the protein is encoded by the coding sequence ATGAACTTTGATATGTCAAAGCTAATGCAACAAGCTCAAAAGATGCAAGAACAAATGAAAAAAGCTCAAGAAGAACGTGATAATATGGAAGTTAATGGTGAATCTGGAGCTGGCCTTGTTAAAGTAACTATGACTGGTAAATATGATGTTAAATCTGTAAATATAGATGATTCTTTAATGAAAGAAGATAAAGAAATGTTAGAAGATTTAATCGCAGCTGCTGTAAATAGTGCTGTTAAAAAAATAGAAGAAAACTCTTCTTCAAGCGACCTTCAACAAATGGCTAAAGATGCTGGTATCGATATACCAGGTGGCATGAACTTTCCTAAATAA